A stretch of DNA from Rhodoluna sp. KAS3:
TGGTGTCCAAGCGGTCACCGAGCTTGTCAGCAAGGGTTTTTAGTGAATCCTGGCGTCCACCAGGGGTAATTGTGGCTTTTCCTGGCTTATTTGGCTTGTCTAGGGCAACGATTTCCTCTAGGGAACGAACCGATAGGCCCTCGTTGATTACCTTGTTGGCAAAATGCTCCATGCGCGACTCATCAACCACGCTCAGAATTGCACGGGCGTGACCGGCACTCAAAACTCCGGCAGCAACCTTCTTCTGGACGCTGATCGGCAACTTAAGCAAACGAATGGTGTTGGTGATCTGCGGACGAGAGCGGCCAATCTTTTCGGCCAACTGATCCTGGGTGATGCCAAAATCTGCCAAAAGCTGCTGATACGCCGAGGCTTCTTCCAACGGGTTTAGGTTTGCGCGGTGAATGTTCTCAAGCAGCGCGTCGCGCAGCATGTTGTCGTCAGCGGTTTCGCGGATAACGGCCGGGATCTTTGACAGTCCGGCTTCTTTAGAGGCGCGAAGTCGGCGTTCACCCATGATCAACTCATAGGTTGGCTGACCATTTGCCTCGCCCAGCGGGCGAACCACGATTGGCTGAAGGACGCCGAACTCGCGAACTGAGTGAACCAACTCGGCAAAAGCCTCTGGCTCAAACACTGATCTTGGCTGCATCGGGTTAGGAATGATTGAGCTTAGATCCAAGTGGCCGAAGCGTGCCCCCGGAACCTCAACTAGGCTAACTTCCGCCTCAACACTGGCCTCTGGGGCCGCAGAGTCGCCACCAAAGAACACATCGATTGGCCTTTCACTAACCAACGGTGAGGTTGGAATCAGTGCACCGATACCGCGGCCTAGGCCCGATTTCTTATCTGCCATTCTGTGCTCCCTTAATTGCAATTTCGATGGCCGCCTCTAGATAAGAGATGGCACCGGGTGAAGATGGGTCGTGCGTGATTACCGTGCGACCGAAACTTGGAGCCTCAGAAACTCGAACATTGCGAGGAATCACTGAGTCCAAAGTCTGTGCCGGGAAGTGCTGACGAACATCGGCAACCACCTGTGCGGCAAGTCGAGTTCTTGAGTCGTACATGGTCAACAAGATCGTCGATAGAACCAGCTGTGGGTTGAGAGCCTGCTGAACTCGCTCAATGTTTCTAAGCAACTGCGATAACCCCTCGAGGGCGTAGTACTCACACTGAATCGGAAGCAGCACCTCAGTAGCTGCAACAAAGGCATTCACCGTTAGCAAGCCGAGGCTCGGTGGGCAGTCGATAAAGACATAATCTGGGACATCGTGACCCTGGCCCGGCTGAAGGTAGGCGTCAATGGCCTGCTTCAAGATAGCGTGCCAGTTGGTGCGCTCAATCTGGGTAACGATCTCGATCTCGGCACCGGCAAGATCAATCGTGGCCGGAACACAGGTCAAATTTGGGCTCTCTGAGCACTGTTGTACGACAGATTCGATGCTGGCGCCCTCGGTCAAGACCTCATAAATGCCTCTGGTGCCCTCCTGGTGAGGCACATTCAGGGCTGTCGAGGCATTTCCCTGTGGATCTAGGTCAATAACCAGCACTTTTAGGCCCTTGCTAGCCAGTCCGGCAGCTAGGTTTACGGTGCTAGTGGTCTTACCAACGCCACCTTTTTGGTTTGAAACCGAAATTACCCTGGTGCGGTTTGGCTTTGGTGGAGTTTGCTGGGCAATTATCTGAAGTCTTCGAGTGTTATTGGCCAGCTCACGAGCTAGGGGAGTCTCAACAAATGCCATTATTTGACCTTAACTTCGGTGATTGTTTCACGTGAAACAATCCAACCGGTTGGCTCTGGGCTAGTCTCGATGCGGTCCGCTGGGTAACCATGCCCCGGAAATACGGTGGCAGGGGTAACTGAAGAGGCCTCGGCTTGAGAAATTTGCTGCTCGCTCAAAACAAACTCCAATGGATTATCTAAAACTTCAGACTAGCGTAGTTCGTACCACGGTAGTCGGCTCGGCAAGGTGCTGGCCACCTGTTACCAAGATCTCAAATCCGGCAATTTTGAGTTTTTTCTGGAGAGCCTTTGACTCTTCAATCTCGTCGGCAGCCTTAGAGCCCTTTAGCGCGATGATTTCGCCGCCGTTTCGGGTCAGTGGAACGGTCATCCGAAGCAATTTTGGTAGGGCCGAAACAGCGCGAGCGGTCACAATATCGAATGCTTCGCCAACTTCTTCGGCACGAGCACGGATTACCCGCACATTGGTTAGGCCCAGTTCTTCAACCTGCTGCTTTAGCCAGTTAGAACGGCGCTCCATTGGCTCAATAAGCACAAATTCGGCATCTGGCTGGGCAATTGCCATCGGAATACCTGGCAAACCAGCCCCAGATCCAACATCGGCAACTTTCTTGCCTGCCTGCACTAGCTCAGCAACCACAGCAGAATTCAGGATGTGACGTGACCAAAGCTTTGGCATTTCACGTGGCCCCAATAGGCCAAGTTCATCGCCATCGCGGACCAGAGCCGCCGCATAACCGCGCGCTTTATCAATACCGGCACCAAAAATCGTGGCGGCAATCGCAGGTTCGGCCTCTGGTGTGAAGTCTGGGGTTTCGGTCATAAATTCATCTTTCCAAAAGAAAACATCAGGTCGGGGAGTTCCCGACCTGATGTTTATAACTGCGACAAAGGTTTCACGCGAGGCCCGAGCGCGGCGAAGCTATGCTGAGACGCGCTGGCCGAATCTTGAACGAGTAACTTTCTCGATAAGTTTCACGTGAAACATGCCGCGCAAGTTACTCGGCGATAGCCGGCTTAATTACGATGTGACGGTCGCGACCTTCGCCCTCAGACTCAGACACTAGGCCTGCCTCAGAGATGATGTCGTGCACAATCTTGCGCTCATAAGAAGACATTGGCTTCATAGGAACGGTCTCGCCGGTGTCCTTGACCTTGGCAATCAGCTTGTT
This window harbors:
- a CDS encoding ParB/RepB/Spo0J family partition protein, with protein sequence MADKKSGLGRGIGALIPTSPLVSERPIDVFFGGDSAAPEASVEAEVSLVEVPGARFGHLDLSSIIPNPMQPRSVFEPEAFAELVHSVREFGVLQPIVVRPLGEANGQPTYELIMGERRLRASKEAGLSKIPAVIRETADDNMLRDALLENIHRANLNPLEEASAYQQLLADFGITQDQLAEKIGRSRPQITNTIRLLKLPISVQKKVAAGVLSAGHARAILSVVDESRMEHFANKVINEGLSVRSLEEIVALDKPNKPGKATITPGGRQDSLKTLADKLGDRLDTKVSIVLGKKKGQLVIDFATVGDLTRILKELGVDTQH
- a CDS encoding AAA family ATPase, which gives rise to MAFVETPLARELANNTRRLQIIAQQTPPKPNRTRVISVSNQKGGVGKTTSTVNLAAGLASKGLKVLVIDLDPQGNASTALNVPHQEGTRGIYEVLTEGASIESVVQQCSESPNLTCVPATIDLAGAEIEIVTQIERTNWHAILKQAIDAYLQPGQGHDVPDYVFIDCPPSLGLLTVNAFVAATEVLLPIQCEYYALEGLSQLLRNIERVQQALNPQLVLSTILLTMYDSRTRLAAQVVADVRQHFPAQTLDSVIPRNVRVSEAPSFGRTVITHDPSSPGAISYLEAAIEIAIKGAQNGR
- the rsmG gene encoding 16S rRNA (guanine(527)-N(7))-methyltransferase RsmG; translated protein: MTETPDFTPEAEPAIAATIFGAGIDKARGYAAALVRDGDELGLLGPREMPKLWSRHILNSAVVAELVQAGKKVADVGSGAGLPGIPMAIAQPDAEFVLIEPMERRSNWLKQQVEELGLTNVRVIRARAEEVGEAFDIVTARAVSALPKLLRMTVPLTRNGGEIIALKGSKAADEIEESKALQKKLKIAGFEILVTGGQHLAEPTTVVRTTLV